A stretch of DNA from Elusimicrobiota bacterium:
TACTCGGTCCTTCTGCTGCACATGGACGGGACGGATACGAGCACGATCTTCATAGACGATGTGCTCACGGGGCGGGCGAAAGCCACGCAAGCCACGCTGGCCTATGATTCGGTGGTCCAGTCGCTGAGCTTCTATTCTCACGACACCGGCAACGTGAGGCTGGCCCTGTACTCGGACTCCTCGGGGCCGAGCTCGAAGCAGTGGGAGAGCGGCGACGTGGCGGTGACGGCCTCGTCCTGGAACACCGTGCTGATATCAGCGGGCTCGCCCACGAGCCTGACGCTCACCAGCGGCACGTACTGGCTGGCCTGGCAGTGGAACGCGACGAGCAACGGGCCGAGCTACACGGCGGGCTCGGCAGGCAGCGGCAACTATCTCTGGCAAGCCTACGGCTCCTTCCCGGCGAGTTGGAGCGGAGGCACCAGCTCCTCCGAGCAATGGAGCCTGTATGCCACGCAGGCCCCCCCCACGGTCACGAGCATCGCCGCGACTTCCGGCGACATCCTGGGTGGGACCAGCGTGACCATCACCGGGACGAATTTCTTCAGCGGGGCTACGGTGCTGATCGGCGGTGAGCCGGCGGCCTCCGTGGTGCGGGTGGACTCCTCCCACCTGACCGCGACCACGCCTGCGGGCGCGGCCGGGACCGCGGACGTGACGGTGACCAACCCGGACGGCCAGTCCGCCACTTTGGCGGCCGCCTTTACCTATGTCAGGAACACGATCCTCTGCGGCGCGCCCAGCCGCGACGGGGCGGTCAGCCTCACCGGCGTGGTCAACACCTATTGGCCCGGCGCGGCCTCGGCCGCGGCCAACGCCATGTCCATCACGCTCGGAGCCTCTGCCGGCGCCGCGACGCCCATCGCCGCGGGAGACATGGTCCTGGTCATCCAGATGCAGGACTCGGCGATCGATTCGTCGAACACAAGCTCCTACGGCGACGGCGTGGCCGGGGATCCCGCCAGCGGCTCGACGAGCCTCAACCGATCGGGCATGTACGAATACGTGAAGGCCTTGAGCGCGGTTGCGACCACCGGCGGCACGCTGTCGTTCCAGGGGCAGGGCGTAGCCGGCGGTCTCATGCATGCCTACACGGACGCCGCGGCCACGTCCACGCAGGGCCAGCGGCAGTTCCAGGCCGTGCGGGTCCCGCAGTACAGCTCGGCCACGCTGACCTCGGGCCTGACCGCGGCGGCCTGGAACGGGGCCACGGGCGGCGTGCTGGCCGTCGATGTCTCCGGCGTGCTGAGTCTCGGGGGCGCGACGGTGAGCCTCGACGGCCTGGGTTTCCGCGGCGGCGGCGCGCGCCAGCTCACCGGCGACACCGGCGGCCTGAGCACGGACTACGTGCAGAGCTCGACCAAGAACTTCAACGGCGCGAAGGGCGAAGGCATCGCGGGGACCCCGGGCTATATCTACGACGGGAGCGCGGTGGCGGCGACCGGCACCGACTATCCGTACCATGGCCTGGGCATCACCGGCGGCACGGCCCGCGGGGCCCCGGGCAACGCCGGCGGCGGCGGGACCGACGGGGAACTGACCTTGAACCAGTGGAACTCCGGCGGGGGCGGCGGCGGCAACGGCGGGACCGGGGGCGGGGGCGGGAGGACCTACAACAACGGGCTCTACACCGGGGGGTTCGGAGGGGTCCTGTTCCCCGCGTCGGCCAGGCGGGTCGTCCTTGGGGGCGGCGGCGGGGCAGGCACCCGCAACAACAGCACCGGATACCAGTCGAGCGGCGGCCTCGGCGGCGGCCTGGCCATGATCCGGGTCGGCAACTTGGCGAACACAGGCACGATCACGGCCAACGGCACCACGGGGCCCGTGCCCGCCGAGGACGGCGGCGGCGGCGGCGGCGCCGGCGGAAGCATCGTCTTCACCGCTTTGAACGGGAACCTCACGGGTCTCACTTGTGCCGCACACGGAGGAGCGGGAGCCAACACCTGGGTGACCCAGCCCCCAGGCACAGGCTGCGGGACCGATCCCCACCCCAACTGCTGGTACCACGGCCCGGGCGGCGGCGGCGGCGGCGGCGTCCTCCTGCTCTCAGGCTCCCCCACGAGCTCCGACGCGGCCGGCGGCACCTACGGGACCAGCACGACGGGGGCCGACCCCTACGGTGCGACCGCCGGGGCCGCGGGCGCGGTCTCGACCGGCATCCTGCCCACGCAGATCCCCGGCACGAGCTCCGGCGCGGAATGCCTGAACAGCTTCTTCCTGCTGTTTGAATAGTGCAGAGGGCGGAGAATTCCTCAAACCTAGCACCGGCGGCCGCTTTCGATTTTTCTGATTGTCCCCTCCCGGCCCATGCGAATTGTTTGCGAAAATTGGTTCGCCTTTTTTGCGCCCAGTCTTCTGGAACGGCAGGGCATCCCAGGGTATAATCTCAATACGCGCGTGGCTGGTGCAATTGAAAACATCAATATTTCAACGTTTTTTAAAGTTCGCGAAGCGACAGTCCATTAATGTTCCATATCGAGCCTAAACGACGGCGCGGCTTGTGGCTGGGGGCAGCCCTCCTGCTCCTGGCCGCCCCCCTTTTCGCGGACCAGGCCCGGAACTGCCCCTCGCGCAGCGGCAGCTACTGCCTCTCGCGCAACGGGGTGGCCGGGGGCGGCGGCTTGGGCTCTTCCGGCAACTACAGATCCAGCGGCATGGCCAATGAAATCCCCCTTTCCACGGTCGACGGCTCCACCTCGTCGTCGGCGAGCTACGCCCTCGGCTCGGGCCTCATGAACATCATCGCCTTTCCGGGCAAGGTAGCCATCTCCTCCGCGAATGTCTTCGTGACCAGCGGCACCGTGCAATGGGTCACCCCGGGCTATGACGGAGCCGTCGGGAAGCTCCTGGCCGGCACGACCTATTACGTGTGGTTCGCGACCTACAGCGTGCCCGACTCGGACAACCTCTCCTTCAGCGACGCCAACATCAGCATCTCCACCAAGGACACCAACCCCGGCGACTTGGCGAGGACCGGCTTCGCCGTGACCGCCGTCCCCCCGGGCTGGACGCCCGACGTGCAATCCGTCTACGTCCGGACCCTCGACGCGCGCGGCAACGCCGGCTGGATGTCCGACCCCTGGTTCTACAGCAACCCGCCGCTGCATCCGCTGGGCGTGCTCTCCGCGATCACGCCGGACCGATCGACGTTCATACTCGACTGGTCGCCGACTTGGAACTTCCAGAACTACCGCGAATTCACGACCCCGATCACGAGCTCGCCGACGGCCTCCGAACTGCAAGGCTACCGCGTGGTGGCCTCGACCGACATGTGCTTCTCTGACTTCCTGCCCCTGGCCAGCACCGGGGTCACCGCGGGCCTTGAGGTGATCGTGAGCACCACATACTACGACGCGACCTACATAGGCTCGTCGACGGTGCCCTACCGGTACTACCAGATCCAGTCCTACAACGCGGCGGACTCCCTGCCGGCCGTGGTGGAGCATAACAGCACCTTCGACCAGATCTTCCTGCAGAGCGACTGCCGCTCGTACTTCCGCGTCAGCAACGAGACGGCCATGGCCTTGAGCCACCTCACCAACGGCCAGGGCGCGGACATCGATCTGATGCGCCGCTTCCGGCCCGACGGCGTGGCCGCGGAGCCGAACGCGGGCATCATCCAGTCCGCGGAATGGATCGCGCTGAAGGATAACGTGCAGGTGTCGAACTTCCACTTCGACAGGCCCGCCACCGTGGTCCTGCACTACGACGTGGACAACAGCGGCGCGCCCAAGCCGCTCGGCGTGGCTTCCGCCCGGGCCGCGGCGGGGGCCTGCTGCGGCAGCGCCAAGGACCTGGGCATCTACTGGTACAACGGCGCCAAGTGGCAGAAGCTCTACGGCGATGTGAACACGGGCGCGCAGACCGTCAGCGTGCAGACCCCCAACATCGGCTGGTTCCAGATCCGGGGCCTGATGCGCTCCGCAGGCGCGGTCTTCGACATAGCGAACCTCTCGGGCCGGGTCATCACGCCCAACGGCGACCGCATGAACGACATGTTGATCTTCGGCTACGACCCGGGCCCCAACAAAGTGGTGCCCACGGGCAAGATCTACGATCTGAAGGGCATGTTCGTGTCGGACATGACGCCGGGCCTGGTGCCCAACACCTTGACCTGGGACGGCCGCATGAACGGCCGGTACGTGACGGGCGGGGTCTACGTCTACGTGATCAAGGGCGACGGCAAGACTTTCAGCGGGACCGGCGTGGTGGCCAGATAGGAGCCCAGCATGAGAATCGTGAAACATAACCTCGGAATCCTGGCGGCGGCGGGCGCGCTGATCCTGGCCATGCTGGCCTTCGCCTACGCCAACGGCTTCTTCCGGTTCTTCGGGCCCGCGCGCCGCATCGTCTCTCCCAACGGTGCCAACAACGCCTTCTTCTGCTTCGACAATCCTGAGGATTCCGGCGTCTCCGGGTCGATCTACACCATGCTCGGGTCTCATGTGACGGATTTGGGGCCGCCGGTCAGCCGCACTCAGCTCCAGGCTTGCCCGACGAGTGGTTGTCCCGGATATCTGAGTTGGAACGGCAAGGCCGAAGGCATAGCCGTGCACAGCGGCGTTTACATCTACCAAATACGAGCGGAGGAGCAGAATTACACCGGCGCCCTCCTGGTGGTGAGATAGCCATGAAAAAGAACACTCTGACGCTCAGCGCTCTGGCTCTGACCGCCGCGCTCTGCCTGCCGCCTGCGGCGCGGGCCGCCTACGAAGACCTCGGCACCAGCCCGCGCGCCGTGGGCATGGGCAACGCCTTCACCGCGGTGGCCGACGACGGCTACGCCATCTACTATAACCCCGCGGGCCTGGCCACCTTGACCCGCCCCGAGATGTCGGCGAGCTACGCGCGCCTCCTGATGGGGCTTTCGGACAACTCCAACATCTCCAACTCGTTCATGACCTACGCCCATCCCATCAAGGACGGCCAATACGGCACGGCCGCGGTCGCCCTCAACTACTTCTCCCTGCAGGGGCTCTACCATGAGACCAGCTTCTTCGGCGCCTACAGCCACAGCCTCTTCGAGACCTACATCCCGAACCAGCTCTACGGCGGCTTGAGCCTCAAGGTCCTCAACCGCAAGGTCAACGCGTCGGCCGCCGACCCGATCGATAACACCGGCCAAGTGGTGGTGGGCGGCGTGGACCCGGCCCTGACCAACGCCGCCGCGACCAACCTGGGCGTGGACTGGGGCCTGCTCTACCGGCCGCGGCCGCGCTGGTCCTTGGGCCTGATGGTGCAGCACTTCCTGGAGCCCAACATCGCCTTCAACAAGGGCGACACGGACAGGTTGGGCCGCAACATCAAGCTGGGCGCGGCCTATCTCTCGCCCTGGTCCACCTTGGCCCTGGACCTCGGCCTGCCCTCCGCCCCGGACGGCTCGCTCGACAAGACCGTGGCCCTGGCCGCCGAGAAATGGCTGCCCACCTTGCTCTACGGCACGATCGGCTTCCGCGGGTCCTTGGCCGCCGGCACGCGGGACTTCCGGCAGCTCGGCGTAGGCGTCTCGTACAAGATCTTCCGCATGCAGTTCGACTACGGCTTCAACATCCCCTTGGGCGGCTTGGCGACTTCAGGCAGCCACCGCTTCGGCCTGACCTACCGCTTCGGCTACGCCAAGGCGCGGCCTGCGACCGTCAGCGAGGCCATCCTGGAGAACATGCAGGAGTTCGCCGAGGCCGGCTCTCCGGAATTCCGCTACCAGATGGAGGAGCTGACCGCGTTCAAGCGCACGGCCATCGACGAGTTCCTGCGCCAGGCCAAGCTGGACGTGAGCGCGGGCAAGTTCGCCGACGCCTACGCGAAGGTCAACGAGGTGGTCGCCTTGAAGCCCGGCGACGCCAGGATCGCGGAGAGCGCGGCCCGGCTCAAGCTGGTCTCGGACATCTATCCCGAGGTCCGGCAATTCACCGACGAGGCCGCGCAGGCCGCCGTCTACGACGGCTCGCTCAAGTTCCTGGCCGGCAAGGACCAGGACGCCTTGGTCGACCTGGCCTCCGCCCAGCGCCTGCACCCCGACGGTCGCACCGAGGCCTTGATGGCGGCCATCGAGACCAAGGCGGGACTCAAGCGCGGGGAGGCCGCGGCCGCGGCGCCGGCGCCTTCGCCGGAGGATGCGCTGGCCGCGCACAAGAGGCAGCTCATCGAGGGCTACATGGCCCTGATGGAGGTCTCCTTGCGCCAGTTCGAATATGATAAAGTCATAAAATTGGCGAAACAGGTGACCGAGCTCGACGACACCAACGTGCTGGCCTACAAGCGCATGGGCGCGGCGTACCACGCGCAGCAGCGCTACCCGGAGGCCCTGACGTCCCTGCTCAAGGCCTTCGAGCACGAGACGGACAGCGACGGCCGCAAGAACCTGCGCTCCTACATCATGGCCCTGCAATCCCTCATCAAGCGCGGCCAGGAGGCCGCCACGGCGGCCAAGCCCCCGGTCACGGCGCCCCGGCCCCCGGCCAGTCCGGCCAGCGTCGAGCGCCTCTACGAGCAGGGGGTGGAATTCTACTCCCGGGGCCAGCTCAAGGAATCGGCGGACTGCTTCCGCCGCATCCTGGAGTCCGACCCCAACGACAAGTCGGCGCGGCAGGCCTTGCGCCGCGTCGAGGCCGAGTCGCTCCAGAGCGGTGAGAGTAGATGAGGATACGGAGCAAGCTCCTCCTCTCCATCACGTCCCTGCTGGTCGTGTCCATGCTCTCGCTGGGCTACGGCATCCTCTTCATCCAGCGCACGGCGGAGCGCCTGGGCATGGACAACGCGGCCCGGATCATCGAGAATTCGGTCCAGCGCGTGGCGCTCGACTCCATGCTGCAGAGAGACGAGCTGCAGCTGGTCAGCTACGTCAACTTCCTCAAGGCCCAGTATCCGGCCCTGTCCTACGCGCGCATCTCCTGGACCTCGCGCGGGCGCAGCCACAGCGTGAACCTGGGGGGAGTCCCCCCCTCCGGCCGGGCCTTGGAGCGGCCCCTGGTGATGACCGACCCGGCGGACCCCACGCGCCGGATCAACATCCGCCTGGGGATCAGCGAGGAGGTCATCGAGTCGGCGCTGCGCGAAAGCCAGAGGCGCCTCAAGAAGATCATCATCACCATCTGGCTGGGCAGCTCCTTCATATGGTTCGCCATGGCCTATTGGCTGGCCTCGAGCATCACCTCGCCCATCGCGTCCTTGGGCAAAGTGGCGGCCGAGATCAGCGCGGGCAAGCTGGGCCGCCGCCTGGAATGGCAGTCCGAGGACGAGATCGGCGACCTGGTCAAGGTCTTCAACCACATGTCGGAGCGGCTGGCCGAGCTCGACGAGGCCAAGAAGGCCTTCATCTCCTCGGTCACGCACGAGTTCCGCTCCCCGCTGGGCGCCATCGAGAGCCTCATCTCGCTGCTCATCAGCAAGGAGGTCAAGCACCCGGAGTGCGTGGTCCATCGGGAGTACCTGGCCCGCATCCAGACCAACATCGTGCGGCTGAGCAACTTCGTCAACGACCTGCTCGACGTGTCCAAGATCGAGAAGGGCAAGCTCGAGTGCGTCCTGAAGACCGTGCAGCTCCAGGAGACCGCGTCCGAGGTGTGCCGGTTCTTCGAGCCCAAGGCCGCGGCCCAGGGGGTGAGCCTGTCCAGCCGGATCGACCATGTCCCGGAGGTCCTGGCCGACGCGGGACGCATCCGGCAGGTGCTCATCAACCTGGTCTCCAACGCGCTCAAGTTCACGCCCGAGGGCGGCCGCATCGAGATCGCGGCCGAGCAATACCGGGAAGGGAGCCGGCGCTGGCTCGAGATCTCGGTGGCCGACACGGGGCGGGGCATGGACGCGCGCGACCGCGCCCAGCTTTTCCAGGCCTTCATCCAGGGGCGCAACACCGCCAGCGGCGTCTACGGCGGGGGCAAGGGCACGGGCCTGGGGCTCTACATCTGCAAGTCCATCATCGACCAGCACGGCGGCCGCATCGAAGTCCAGTCGGCTCCGGGCCAGGGGACGCGCATCGCATTCTTCCTGAGGATCGCCGCGGCGGAGGCGGCGAGCGCCTGAGGAGCAAGGGGGATCATCTTATGGCCGTAAGGGTCTTGGTCGTCGACGACGAGGATGACTACCGCATCATCGCGCGGGACGTGCTCCAGGCCGAAGGCTACGAGGTCGACCTCGCGGGGGACGGCGAGGCGGGGCTGGCCGCGGTGCGCGACCGCCGCCCCGACCTGGTCCTCGTGGACTGGATGATGCCGAAGCTCGACGGCGAGGCCTTCTGCCGCCGCCTGCGCGAGGACTCCGGGTCGCGCTCCTTGCCGGTCCTCATGCTCACCGTCAAGCAGACCGCGGATGAGGAGCTCGAGGCCCTGCATTTCGGGGTGGACGACTTCATCACCAAGCCGTTCAAGCCCGCGGAGCTCCTGGCCCGGGTCCGCGCGGCGCTGAGGCGGGCTGGAGACCGTCGTCCCTAGTGGGTTTCTCCTGGGGCAAGGCGTTGGCCGCGGCCGCGGCCGCGGCGGTCCTCGGCGCGGGCTGGCTGTTCTGGCCGGGCGATGAGGTCGAGGTGGCCATCCCGCCGGGGCAATCGGCGCGCCAGACCGCTGCCGCGCTCAAGGAGAAAGGGGTGGTGCGCAGCGCTTTGATGTTCCGCGCCGCGGCGCGTATCTACGGGCTGGGGCGGCGGCTCAAGCCCGGCGCCTATCGCCTGCGGCGGCGGATGCTGCCGGGCCGGCTGCTGGCCGCCTTGGCGGCGGGCTCGGGCGGCGTCAAGGTCGTGATCCCCGAAGGCTGGACCACGCGGCAGATCTCCGAGCGGCTGGAGAAGTCGGGGTCATGCCCGGGCGCCGATTTCCTGCGCCTCGCCGCCAACCAGCGCCTGGAAGGCTATCTGTTCCCCACCACCTACTTCTTCGAGCCGGGCACGGACGCCGAGCATGTGATCGAGCGCATGCGCGCCGAATTCGACCGGCGCCTGGCCGAGGAGTTCGCGCGCTCCGAGCCCAAGCCGCGCCTGACCTTGCATCAGGCCGTGACCTTGGCGTCCATCGTGGAACGCGAGGCGGTGCTGGCCAGCGAGCAGCCCATGGTGGCGGCGGTCTATCTCAACCGCATGCGCATCCGCATGCGCCTGCAAGCCGATCCCACGGTCCAGTACGCCCTGGGCTATTGGAAGAAGGGCCTGACTTCCGAGGACCTGCAGAATCCTTCCCCCTACAACACCTACGTGCACTACGGACTTCCGCCGGGCCCCATCTGCAATCCGGGCCTGGGCGCCTTCCGCGCGGTCCTCCGCCCCGCCCCGAGCGACGCGCTCTTCTTCGTGGCCGACTTGACCGGAGGGCATAAGTTCTTCGCCACGCAGGAGGAACACCTCAAGGCCAAGCAGGTCTACAAGCGGGGTCTGCGGGAGGAGAAGAAGAGGCTGAGGTCGCAGGGCGGCGGCACCTGACAGCCAACGCATTCCCTGAGGGCTGTCAGTGCCATCGCGCTGCCGCGCTCAGGCAAGTCCTAAGGGCCGGCGGACTGCCAGCTCAGGCCGCGCAGGGAGAACCGGTGCAGGACCGCCGGCTTGGTCGTCAGCACCCAGAGGAAGCCGCCGCCCACCTCCAGACCCGAGACCGCGGCGGCGGGGATCCGCGCGCTGAGGTCGACCGAATCTTTCGCCGAGAGAGTCCCGGCTTCATAGGCATAGCGCGTCAGGCGCCGGCTATGCGAGTCGAGCACCCAAAGCAGGCCGTCGGCGGCATGGAGCCCGGCCGCCGGGGCTCCCGGCAGATCGTACTGATTGAGCGGGGACAGGGACGCCCCGATGAGAGAGAGCCCCACCAGGTAGCGGTACACCACGGGAACCCGGGCGTCTGCCGCCCAGAGGTTGTCGTCGTCCCCGGCCAGGGCCGCGGGCGAGCGGTTCGGAGTGGCGTAGATGCGCTGCCGCCCGCGCTCCGGGCCCGCTTTTTGCCGGAAGATGGCGTTGTGCTCCTGGCCGGTGCTCCAGAAGGATTTGTCGACCCAGGCCAGACCGGCCGGGGCAGGATCGGCGAGCCGTTCCGTGGACCTCAGCCTCCGGGCTTCGGCGTCGAAGAGGACCAGGTTGCCGTTGGCGGAGTCCACGGACGCGAGCCTGCCGTCCCGCCAGGCCAGGCCGTGCAAGGCCGAGCCGGTGATGGGAAAGGCCCGGTAAGCCGGCGCTTCATCGAGACTGGGGTGGCCCCGCCAGAGCCAGACGATGGCTGCCGCCGCGGCCAATAACAAGCCCGCCAGCCACGCCCAGCGGCCGCGGCTCCAGACGGGTCCTGGAGCGGGCGCCGGGGACCGCGTCAACGGCGCTTGCGGGACGGGGCGGGCGTCGTCTGTGCCGAGGAGGGAGGGCGACCGCGCAGCCTCGAAGTGAAGAGGCTCCTGGCGTCTGGGCGCCGGGGCCTGCGGGACCAAGGGCAGGTCGAGCTGCACCTGGCTGACCTTGTCCTGGTAGCGCTTGAGCAGCTGGTCGAGGCGCGCCGAGAGAGGGGGCTTTATCATGGGTGCCGAGGCCCCGGCCCCTAGGCGCCGGACCCGCGCGTCTCGGCCTGGTATTGGCTGACGACCTCGGCCAGCTCCGACTGCAGGGATCGCTTGATCCCTTGCAGTTCGAGCTGCTTCTTCCTGTACTCGGCGGCGAGGTCTTCGGCCAGCCGGGCGATCTCCTTCTTGGACTTGTCGTACTCGGCGGCGAGGTCTTCGGCCAGCCGGGCGATCTCCGCTTTGCTCTTGGCCAGGGCCCGGGTCTCGGCGTGGCGCGTCGTCCTCCAGGCCTCCCGCTCGGCTTTCAGGGCGAGCTCCTCGCGCGCCGCGGGGTCGTCGGCCAGCCGGGAGAGCTCCGCCTTGCACTTGTCGGAGTCGGCGGCGAGGTCGTCGGCCAACCGGGCGAACTCGGACCGGCGCTTGTCGGACTCGGCGGCGAGGTCGTGGGCCAGCCGGGCGAGCTCTGCCTCGCGCTGGGCGAGGGCCTCGGTCTGGGCGAGGGCCATGTTCTCCCAGATCTCCCGCTCGGCACGGAAGCGCTCCTGGGCCCGGTCCAACTCGCGCTCGAGTTTGGAGTAGTGCTCCTCGCGCGCGGCGGCGCGGGCCTTGATCTCCTGGAGGAGGTCCCTGACGCTCCTGAGGTCTCCCTGGACCGCCGGAGCGGCGTCCACCGCGCTGCCGCGGGAGGGCCCATCGGTCATAAGAGCTTGGTCTTTGTCCATCAAGACGGCGCGCTAGGGCGCCGCAGGTCCCAAAAAAACAAGGGTATGCCGTATTCGCTAGCGATATTATAGACTTTTGACGCCGATGATTGCCAGGGCAGGGCGCTCGTTGAACGGCGCGCACGACGATGAGCTATCCAACCAAAGGAGAATTTTGGTAGACTCTCGCGTAGGAACGATTTTGGGGCGTGTAGCTCAGCTGGGAGAGCGCTTCCTTCGCAAGGAAGAGGTCGCAGGTTCGATCCCTGTCACGTCCACCACTTCCGACGCTCGCAGCAAGGCCGTCCCTTGACGAGGAATCCGCGGTAGCCTGAAAGGGCCGCTGCGGATTCTTTTGGCTGGCCCAGCTATCCCGGCGAGAGCGGAGCATCGTTCCGGAGATGAAAAGAAGTCTTTCCGACAAAGGAGCGGCTCTTTTGCCCCGCTGGCTTGCGCCTGCGCTGGGGCGGGCCGTCGCCGACCATCCGGTCGTGGTGCTCACCGGCGCGCGCCAAGTCGGCAAGAGCACCCTCTTGGAGCATGCGGAGCCGACCAGGCGATGGAAGCGCGTCACTTTCGACGATCCGGATGCGATCGAGCAGGGCCGGCGCGACCCCGCGGGCCTGTGGGCCGGGGCGGACCGCGTCGTCTTGGCCGAAGTCCAGCGCCTGCCGGCAGTCCTGTCCGCGGT
This window harbors:
- the mltG gene encoding endolytic transglycosylase MltG, producing MGFSWGKALAAAAAAAVLGAGWLFWPGDEVEVAIPPGQSARQTAAALKEKGVVRSALMFRAAARIYGLGRRLKPGAYRLRRRMLPGRLLAALAAGSGGVKVVIPEGWTTRQISERLEKSGSCPGADFLRLAANQRLEGYLFPTTYFFEPGTDAEHVIERMRAEFDRRLAEEFARSEPKPRLTLHQAVTLASIVEREAVLASEQPMVAAVYLNRMRIRMRLQADPTVQYALGYWKKGLTSEDLQNPSPYNTYVHYGLPPGPICNPGLGAFRAVLRPAPSDALFFVADLTGGHKFFATQEEHLKAKQVYKRGLREEKKRLRSQGGGT
- a CDS encoding response regulator, whose product is MAVRVLVVDDEDDYRIIARDVLQAEGYEVDLAGDGEAGLAAVRDRRPDLVLVDWMMPKLDGEAFCRRLREDSGSRSLPVLMLTVKQTADEELEALHFGVDDFITKPFKPAELLARVRAALRRAGDRRP
- a CDS encoding type IX secretion system membrane protein PorP/SprF, producing the protein MKKNTLTLSALALTAALCLPPAARAAYEDLGTSPRAVGMGNAFTAVADDGYAIYYNPAGLATLTRPEMSASYARLLMGLSDNSNISNSFMTYAHPIKDGQYGTAAVALNYFSLQGLYHETSFFGAYSHSLFETYIPNQLYGGLSLKVLNRKVNASAADPIDNTGQVVVGGVDPALTNAAATNLGVDWGLLYRPRPRWSLGLMVQHFLEPNIAFNKGDTDRLGRNIKLGAAYLSPWSTLALDLGLPSAPDGSLDKTVALAAEKWLPTLLYGTIGFRGSLAAGTRDFRQLGVGVSYKIFRMQFDYGFNIPLGGLATSGSHRFGLTYRFGYAKARPATVSEAILENMQEFAEAGSPEFRYQMEELTAFKRTAIDEFLRQAKLDVSAGKFADAYAKVNEVVALKPGDARIAESAARLKLVSDIYPEVRQFTDEAAQAAVYDGSLKFLAGKDQDALVDLASAQRLHPDGRTEALMAAIETKAGLKRGEAAAAAPAPSPEDALAAHKRQLIEGYMALMEVSLRQFEYDKVIKLAKQVTELDDTNVLAYKRMGAAYHAQQRYPEALTSLLKAFEHETDSDGRKNLRSYIMALQSLIKRGQEAATAAKPPVTAPRPPASPASVERLYEQGVEFYSRGQLKESADCFRRILESDPNDKSARQALRRVEAESLQSGESR
- a CDS encoding HAMP domain-containing sensor histidine kinase, producing the protein MRIRSKLLLSITSLLVVSMLSLGYGILFIQRTAERLGMDNAARIIENSVQRVALDSMLQRDELQLVSYVNFLKAQYPALSYARISWTSRGRSHSVNLGGVPPSGRALERPLVMTDPADPTRRINIRLGISEEVIESALRESQRRLKKIIITIWLGSSFIWFAMAYWLASSITSPIASLGKVAAEISAGKLGRRLEWQSEDEIGDLVKVFNHMSERLAELDEAKKAFISSVTHEFRSPLGAIESLISLLISKEVKHPECVVHREYLARIQTNIVRLSNFVNDLLDVSKIEKGKLECVLKTVQLQETASEVCRFFEPKAAAQGVSLSSRIDHVPEVLADAGRIRQVLINLVSNALKFTPEGGRIEIAAEQYREGSRRWLEISVADTGRGMDARDRAQLFQAFIQGRNTASGVYGGGKGTGLGLYICKSIIDQHGGRIEVQSAPGQGTRIAFFLRIAAAEAASA
- a CDS encoding IPT/TIG domain-containing protein yields the protein MRRVSAGNYRWGYTVHSGGATTIQYETASRALATATWYHVAFVRSGTTNSYIFQNGVSQALTLTGSSSASIPDYAGSAYVGSDGLGTNLLNGWLDEFRVSKSTARWTAGFTPPAARYDDDPYSVLLLHMDGTDTSTIFIDDVLTGRAKATQATLAYDSVVQSLSFYSHDTGNVRLALYSDSSGPSSKQWESGDVAVTASSWNTVLISAGSPTSLTLTSGTYWLAWQWNATSNGPSYTAGSAGSGNYLWQAYGSFPASWSGGTSSSEQWSLYATQAPPTVTSIAATSGDILGGTSVTITGTNFFSGATVLIGGEPAASVVRVDSSHLTATTPAGAAGTADVTVTNPDGQSATLAAAFTYVRNTILCGAPSRDGAVSLTGVVNTYWPGAASAAANAMSITLGASAGAATPIAAGDMVLVIQMQDSAIDSSNTSSYGDGVAGDPASGSTSLNRSGMYEYVKALSAVATTGGTLSFQGQGVAGGLMHAYTDAAATSTQGQRQFQAVRVPQYSSATLTSGLTAAAWNGATGGVLAVDVSGVLSLGGATVSLDGLGFRGGGARQLTGDTGGLSTDYVQSSTKNFNGAKGEGIAGTPGYIYDGSAVAATGTDYPYHGLGITGGTARGAPGNAGGGGTDGELTLNQWNSGGGGGGNGGTGGGGGRTYNNGLYTGGFGGVLFPASARRVVLGGGGGAGTRNNSTGYQSSGGLGGGLAMIRVGNLANTGTITANGTTGPVPAEDGGGGGGAGGSIVFTALNGNLTGLTCAAHGGAGANTWVTQPPGTGCGTDPHPNCWYHGPGGGGGGGVLLLSGSPTSSDAAGGTYGTSTTGADPYGATAGAAGAVSTGILPTQIPGTSSGAECLNSFFLLFE